In Solanum pennellii chromosome 7, SPENNV200, the following are encoded in one genomic region:
- the LOC107026326 gene encoding DExH-box ATP-dependent RNA helicase DExH6 isoform X2: protein MKGKDVLSCFKFSEEAKYALQDLFTRYPPGDGETNEPVVGKHSKKFDKLRGKKDDMFCKPVMSTSEIAKRVESFASRTEKNPNMRQITLQRSKLPIASFKDAITSTIESNQVVLISGETGCGKTTQVPQFILDHMWGKGETCKIVCTQPRRISAISVSERISTERGESVGDTVGYKIRMESRGGKQSSIMFCTNGILLRVLITNGSASYNKEAPGKMGKDPISDITHIIVDEIHERDRYSDFMLAILRDLLPSYPNLRLVLMSATLDAERFSKYFGGCPVIRVPGFTYPVKTFYLEDVLSIVKSTKNNHLDSTSSTVMPEESILTEEYKVALDEAINLAFSDDDLDPLLDLISSEGGPKIFNYQHSLSGVTPLMVLAGKGRVGDICMLLSFGADYHLRANDGKTALDWAEQENQTQVVEIIKEHMEKSSSSCEEQQHLLDKYLSTVDPELIDDVLIEQLLKKICIDSKDGAILVFLPGWEDINRTRERLRASHYFNDQSKFSVIPLHSMVPSVEQKKVFRHPPPGCRKIVLSTNIAETAITIDDVVYVIDSGRMKEKSYDPYNNVSTLQSSWVSKASAKQREGRAGRCQPGICYHLYSKLRAASLPDFQVPEIKRIPIEELCLQVKLLNPDCKIEEFLQKTLDPPVYETIRNAIIVLQDIGALSFDEKLTELGERLGSLPVHPLTSKMLLISILLNCLDPALTMACASDYRDPFTLPMLPNEKKKAAAAKAELASWYGGRSDQLAVVAAFEGWKSAKETGQESRFCSKYFLSSGTMHMLSGMRKQLASELLRNGFIPGDGSSCNLNAQDPGILHAVLVAGLYPMVGRLLPPLKNNKKSVIETAGGDKVRLSPHSTNFKLSFQKFYDQPLIAYDEITRGDGGLLIRNCSVIGPLPLLLLATEIVVAPGNEDDDDDNDDDESDYEDADEDNGEEGNIKADLSEAHQGEKIMSSPDNTVKVIVDRWIPFESTALDVAQIYCLRERLAAAILFKVTHPGKVLPEVLAASINAMGCILSYNGMSGISLPHEPVDSLTTMVGATEIGQSDPGWNNRMDMNPNIRHQHPNMHQQRGGGIHVPKGSSAHRGTMQRGHSKRKRGNGPY, encoded by the exons ATGAAAGGAAAGGATGTGCTaagttgttttaaattttcggAGGAGGCAAAATATGCTCTACAGGATTTATTTACGCGATATCCACCTGGTGATGGGGAGACAAATGAACCAGTAGTCGGGAAACACAGTAAGAAATTTGATAAATTACGAGGAAAGAAGGATGATATGTTCTGTAAACCTGTGATGAGCACGTCTGAAATTGCAAAAAGGGTCGAGTCATTTGCGTCAAGAACAGAAAAAAACCCAAACATGAGACAG ATTACATTACAAAGGTCTAAGCTTCCAATTGCTTCCTTCAAGGATGCTATTACATCAACTATAGAATCTAATCAG GTGGTCTTGATCTCTGGTGAAACTGGATGCGGGAAAACTACACAG GTCCCTCAGTTTATTTTAGATCATATGTGGGGTAAAGGTGAGACATGTAAAATTGTATGTACTCAGCCACGACGAATTTCTGCCATATCAG TTTCTGAGAGAATTTCTACTGAAAGAGGCGAAAGTGTTGGAGATACTGTTGGTTACAAG ATACGGATGGAAAGCAGAGGTGGAAAGCAGTCATCAATCATGTTTTGTACCAATGGGATTCTACTTAGGGTCCTGATTACCAATGGAAGTGCCAGCTACAACAAGGAGGCTCCGGGGAAAATGGGCAAGGATCCCATTTCTGATATAACCCACATCATTGTG GATGAAATTCATGAGAGGGATCGCTACTCCGATTTCATGCTCGCTATTCTCAG GGACTTGCTTCCTTCATATCCAAATTTGCGTTTG GTTCTGATGAGTGCTACACTGGATGCTGAACGTTTTTCAAAATACTTCGGTGGCTGCCCAGTTATCCGAGTCCCTGGATTTACTTATCCT GTAAAAACATTCTATCTTGAGGATGTACTTTCTATTGTAAAGtcaactaaaaataatcacCTTGACTCCACCTCATCCACTGTCATGCCTGAGGAATCAATATTAACAGAGGAGTACAAAGTTGCCTTAGATGAAGCAATTAATCTGGCTTTTTCAGATGATGATCTGGATCCCCTTTTGGATCTAATATCTTCTGAAGGGGGCCCAAAGATTTTCAATTATCAGCATTCTTTGAGTGGAGTGACGCCATTGATGGTGTTAGCTGGAAAAGGCCGCGTTGGTGACATTTGCATGCTCCTTTCTTTTGGTGCTGACTACCATTTACGTGCTAATGATGGGAAAACTGCTCTAGACTGGGCTGAGCAGGAGAATCAGACACAAGTTGTTGAAATAATTAAGGAACACATGGAGAAATCATCTTCCAGTTGTGAGGAGCAGCAACATTTACTTGACAAATACCTATCAACAGTTGACCCTGAACTGATTGATGATGTCCTTATTGaacaactattaaaaaaaatatgcataGACTCGAAGGACGGGGCCATCCTTGTTTTCCTTCCTGGTTGGGAGGACATTAACAGAACACGAGAGAGATTGAGAGCAAGCCACTATTTCAATGATCAGTCTAAGTTTTCAGTGATCCCTCTCCATTCTATGGTTCCTTCTGTGGAGCAAAAGAAGGTTTTTAGACACCCTCCTCCAGGCTGCCGCAAAATCGTTCTTTCAACTAATATTGCTGAAACTGCCATTACCATTGATGATGTTGTTTATGTAATCGACAGTGGacgaatgaaagaaaaaagttatGACCCTTATAATAATGTATCAACTCTTCAATCTTCATGGGTCTCAAAAGCAAGTGCAAAGCAAAGAGAAGGGCGTGCTGGGCGGTGCCAGCCAGGGAtttgttatcatctttattCAAAACTTCGAGCAGCTTCATTGCCTGATTTCCAGGTTCCTGAGATTAAGAGGATTCCTATAGAGGAACTATGTCTTCAG GTCAAGCTTCTTAACCCTGATTGCAAGATAGAAGAATTCCTGCAGAAGACACTTGACCCTCCGGTTTATGAGACCATACGTAATGCAATCATTGTTCTTCAAGATATTGGGGCGTTGTCATTTGATGAGAAACTTACAGAGCTTGGAGAAAGGCTAGGATCTTTACCAGTTCATCCGCTTACAAGCAAGATGCTTTTAATTTCCATCTTATTGAACTGCCTTGACCCAGCATTGACTATGGCTTGCGCTTCTGACTATAGAGATCCATTTACGCTACCCATGTTGCCAAATGAGAAGAAGAAAGCTGCAGCTGCAAAAGCCGAGTTAGCCTCATGGTATGGTGGAAGAAGTGATCAATTAGCAGTTGTGGCTGCATTTGAGGGCTGGAAAAGTGCGAAAGAAACTGGTCAAGAATCGAGGTTTTGTTCTAAGTACTTCTTATCTTCAGGCACTATGCATATGCTATCAGGAATGCGTAAACAACTTGCATCTGAACTGTTGAGGAATGGGTTTATTCCCGGAGATGGATCTTCCTGTAACCTTAACGCACAGGATCCAGGCATACTACATGCTGTTCTTGTTGCTGGTTTGTACCCTATGGTTGGAAGACTGCTCCCGCCtttgaaaaataacaagaaGTCTGTCATTGAGACTGCAGGTGGTGATAAAGTTCGATTAAGCCCTCATTCTACTAACTTCAAGCTTTCATTCCAAAAATTCTATGACCAACCACTAATTGCATATGATGAGATAACTCGTGGTGATGGAGGTCTGCTTATAAGGAATTGTAGTGTCATTGGGCCACTCCCACTGTTATTGCTGGCAACAGAGATTGTCGTGGCTCCTGGaaatgaagatgatgatgatgacaatgatgatgatgaaagtGATTACGAAGATGCTGATGAGGACAATGGCGAGGAAGGTAATATTAAAGCAGATCTGTCAGAAGCCCATCAAGGAGAGAAAATTATGTCTTCACCTGATAATACAGTTAAGGTCATTGTTGATAGATGGATCCCTTTTGAGTCAACAGCTCTTGATGTTGCTCAAATTTACTGCTTGAGAGAGAGGTTAGCTGCAGCAATTTTATTTAAG GTCACACATCCTGGAAAAGTTCTTCCTGAGGTTCTTGCAGCCTCTATAAATGCAATGGGTTGCATCTTGTCGTACAATGGGATGTCAGGAATATCATTGCCGCATGAGCCTGTGGACTCACTTACTACAATGGTTGGTGCTACTGAGATTGGTCAGTCTGATCCTGGGTGGAATAACAGAATGGATATGAATCCTAACATCCGGCATCAGCATCCCAATATGCATCAACAAAGAGGAGGTGGCATTCATGTACCAAAG GGATCGTCTGCGCATAGAGGAACCATGCAAAGAGGTCATTCTAAGCGGAAACGTGGAAATGGACCTTATTGA
- the LOC107024701 gene encoding F-box protein CPR1-like, protein MNLSEDVIFEILTRLPVTSLIRFKCVCKFWYSLIKNPNFISKHLHNLNNKQNHLHLLISRRGNITNKRILSLSQNDTFDVFINQDFPEYFNDKFGHIRLIGPCNGIVCLCGYPDNIVLWNPSIRDYKILPQSQIQRLVGSTIRGSDFGLGFDSKKNDYKVIQILFCLSIDRVFVYQVEIYSLNTNSWRKYKGVVPSKIKYGNTSWSMVYKNEIFCWLGQDVDNHEVILSFNMSEEIFQNIKLPSNIEIFGVQEIMRSVWVIVPFKESISLIVYCLKEVEKYYDIWVINNELGVENCWTKLQRIGPISRVERPLGLWKNGELILENSSGQLVIYDPSNQEMQTLGFYGKRGRLEIVVYKESLVSIS, encoded by the coding sequence ATGAATCTATCTGAAGATGTAATTTTCGAGATTTTGACAAGACTACCTGTAACTTCTTTGATAAGGTTCAAATGCGTTTGCAAATTCTGGTATTCTCTCATCAAGAACCCTAATTTCATCTCAAAACATTTGCATAACCTAAATAACAAACAAAATCATCTCCATTTGCTAATTAGTCGCCGCGGaaatattacaaataaaagGATCCTCTCATTATCACAAAATGATACATTTGATGTTTTCATCAATCAAGATTTTCCAGAATACTTCAATGACAAATTTGGTCATATAAGACTTATAGGTCCATGTAACGGCATTGTTTGTTTATGTGGTTATCCAGATAACATTGTTCTATGGAATCCATCAATTAGAGACTACAAAATATTACCTCAATCACAAATTCAACGTCTTGTTGGATCAACAATACGTGGGAGTGATTTTGGATTAGGGTTTGATTCGAAGAAAAATGATTATAAggtaatacaaattttattttgtctatCGATTGATCGTGTTTTTGTTTATCAAGTTGAGATATACTCTTTGAATACAAATTCATGGAGGAAGTATAAAGGGGTTGTACCATCTAAAATAAAGTATGGTAATACTTCATGGAGTATGGTGtataaaaatgagattttttgtTGGTTAGGTCAAGATGTTGATAATCATGAGGTGATACTTTCATTTAACATGAGTGAAGAGATTTTTCAGAATATTAAGTTACCatcaaatattgaaatttttggaGTGCAAGAAATTATGAGGAGTGTTTGGGTGATTGTACCATTTAAAGAATCAATTTCActtattgtttattgtttaaAAGAAGTGGAGAAGTATTATGATATATGGGTGATAAATAATGAATTGGGAGTTGAAAATTGTTGGACTAAATTGCAAAGAATTGGTCCTATTTCTAGGGTGGAAAGGCCTTTAGGGCTTTGGAAAAATGGTGAGCTAATTTTGGAAAATAGCTCTGGACAATTAGTGATTTATGATCCTTCAAATCAAGAAATGCAGACACTTGGATTTTATGGGAAAAGAGGCAGGTTGGAAATAGTTGTTTATAAGGAGAGTTTAGTTTCGATATCGTAG
- the LOC107025207 gene encoding uncharacterized protein LOC107025207, translated as MNISILLRHSGIWVNDINYEGYKVDGIVVGHSISFVNLKTLILAELEIDNVTKDIEIRYIVEGSSCPLKIKNDMGVKLYFEVKKNATGIGMYPLCIDTTDKIVGDIRNFDCSSGEVVCVEGTERDTEALALVESRICDIDYIPELNATNYITDSNSTEVKTGLLYKDKDTLVAVMAKYKIKNNFNFRVKRSDKKRPVVVVDAAHLGGAYKGTFVSASTLDGAGCILPLAYGVVDTENDCSWTWFFENFKNAFGERENMCIVSDRNESIIKSVSIVYPNVPHCACIWHLWKNVCSSFKRSKKTLSDIFYSMAKAYRKEDFDKLMAKVVKVDHRVKDYLEEAGYEKWSRVHSTINRGRMMTSNIAECINGCLVDARKLTIIDFLEEARLLFGSWNYKNREIASYTKDTLGRRFEEILIVNASKSSKMKVVPSSEYIFTVHEAGKRYIVCLERKTCTCGRFQHDEIPCAHAIAVLKHKNVINLHPYCSDYYKPYALEKTYEVVMVPMPDKEDWNVPEYVLDEIVRPPRYRRLAGRLRKRRKKNADEKITVNNNYCGQCGQEGHNRRTCTFFPKEN; from the exons ATGAATATCTCAATTCTGCTGCGGCATTCTGGAATTTGGGTAAACgatattaattatgaaggttACAAAGTTGATGGAATTGTTGTTGGGCATTCTATTTCGTTTGTGAATCTGAAAACGTTGATTTTAGCAGAGCTTGAGATCGACAATGTTACAAAGGATATTGAAATACGATACATTGTCGAGGGAAGCTCATGTCCGTTGAAAATCAAAAACGACATGGGTGTGAAACTTTATTTCGAAGTGAAAAAGAATGCAACTGGAATTGGCATGTATCCGCTTTGTATTGATACAACTGATAAAATTGTTGGGGATATACGTAATTTTGATTGTTCATCAGGTGAAGTCGTATGCGTGGAAGGTACCGAAAGAGATACTGAAGCTCTTGCTCTGGTCGAGTCTAGAATTTGTGACATTGATTATATTCCAGAATTAAATGCTACGAATTACATAACTGATTCCAATAGTACTGAAGTGAAGACTGGGTTGTTGTATAAGGACAAAGATACACTCGTTGCTGTAATggctaaatataaaataaagaacaacttCAATTTTCGAGTGAAAAGATCGGATAAGAAAAG GCCTGTAGTTGTAGTGGACGCTGCACATCTTGGCGGGGCTTACAAGGGTACTtttgtatcagcaagcacactcgATGGTGCAG GATGCATATTGCCATTGGCATATGGTGTTGTAGACACTGAAAATGACTGTTCGTGGACATGGTTCTtcgaaaatttcaaaaatgcattTGGTGAGCGTGAAAACATGTGTATTGTATCGGATAGAAATGAAAGTATCATAAAGAGTGTAAGCATTGTATACCCAAACGTACCTCATTGTGCATGCATATGGCATCTTTGGAAGAATGTATGTTCAAGCTTCAAAAGGAGTAAAAAAACACTAAGTGATATATTTTACTCAATGGCAAAAGCATACAGAAAGGaagattttgataaattaatggctAAGGTTGTGAAGGTTGATCATAGGGTGAAGGATTACCTTGAAGAAGCTGGTTATGAGAAGTGGTCAAGAGTTCATTCAACCATAAACAGAGGTAGAATGATGACTTCGAACATCGCTGAGTGTATCAATGGATGCCTTGTCGATGCACGTAAGTTAACTATAATAGACTTCTTGGAGGAAGCTAGACTTTTATTTGGTAGTTGGAActataaaaatagagaaatagcGTCATATACAAAGGACACATTGGGCCGAAGATTTGAGGAGATATTGATTGTAAACGCATCTAAAAGTTCAAAGATGAAG GTTGTTCCATCATCTGAATATATTTTCACAGTTCATGAAGCCGGAAAAAGATACATTGTATGCCTTGAGAGGAAAACTTGCACATGTGGAAGGTTTCAACATGATGAGATACCTTGCGCACACGCAATTGCAGTTTTGAAGCACAAGAATGTTATCAATTTGCACCCATATTGCTCTGATTACTACAAGCCGTATGCATTAGAAAAAACGTACGAGGTTGTAATGGTTCCAATGCCAGATAAGGAGGATTGGAACGTTCCAGAATATGTTTTAGATGAAATTGTCCGGCCACCTAGGTACAGAAGGTTGGCTGGACGACTAAGAAAGCGAAGAAAGAAAAATGCGGATGAGAAAATAACAGTGAACAATAATTATTGTGGGCAGTGTGGACAAGAAGGACATAACAGGAGAACTTGTACTTTCTTCCCTAAAGAGAATTGa
- the LOC107026326 gene encoding DExH-box ATP-dependent RNA helicase DExH6 isoform X1: protein MASTAPSSSGVGKKRQKKGQKQQEVTNVAESTRIRVAQVLEQFRVSNDEVYTFESNLSNRDRAAVHMLCRKMGMKSKSSGRGDQRRISIFKTKQNTDTMKGKDVLSCFKFSEEAKYALQDLFTRYPPGDGETNEPVVGKHSKKFDKLRGKKDDMFCKPVMSTSEIAKRVESFASRTEKNPNMRQITLQRSKLPIASFKDAITSTIESNQVVLISGETGCGKTTQVPQFILDHMWGKGETCKIVCTQPRRISAISVSERISTERGESVGDTVGYKIRMESRGGKQSSIMFCTNGILLRVLITNGSASYNKEAPGKMGKDPISDITHIIVDEIHERDRYSDFMLAILRDLLPSYPNLRLVLMSATLDAERFSKYFGGCPVIRVPGFTYPVKTFYLEDVLSIVKSTKNNHLDSTSSTVMPEESILTEEYKVALDEAINLAFSDDDLDPLLDLISSEGGPKIFNYQHSLSGVTPLMVLAGKGRVGDICMLLSFGADYHLRANDGKTALDWAEQENQTQVVEIIKEHMEKSSSSCEEQQHLLDKYLSTVDPELIDDVLIEQLLKKICIDSKDGAILVFLPGWEDINRTRERLRASHYFNDQSKFSVIPLHSMVPSVEQKKVFRHPPPGCRKIVLSTNIAETAITIDDVVYVIDSGRMKEKSYDPYNNVSTLQSSWVSKASAKQREGRAGRCQPGICYHLYSKLRAASLPDFQVPEIKRIPIEELCLQVKLLNPDCKIEEFLQKTLDPPVYETIRNAIIVLQDIGALSFDEKLTELGERLGSLPVHPLTSKMLLISILLNCLDPALTMACASDYRDPFTLPMLPNEKKKAAAAKAELASWYGGRSDQLAVVAAFEGWKSAKETGQESRFCSKYFLSSGTMHMLSGMRKQLASELLRNGFIPGDGSSCNLNAQDPGILHAVLVAGLYPMVGRLLPPLKNNKKSVIETAGGDKVRLSPHSTNFKLSFQKFYDQPLIAYDEITRGDGGLLIRNCSVIGPLPLLLLATEIVVAPGNEDDDDDNDDDESDYEDADEDNGEEGNIKADLSEAHQGEKIMSSPDNTVKVIVDRWIPFESTALDVAQIYCLRERLAAAILFKVTHPGKVLPEVLAASINAMGCILSYNGMSGISLPHEPVDSLTTMVGATEIGQSDPGWNNRMDMNPNIRHQHPNMHQQRGGGIHVPKGSSAHRGTMQRGHSKRKRGNGPY, encoded by the exons ATGGCGTCAACAGCTCCATCATCATCTGGGGTTGGGAAGAAGAGGCAGAAGAAAGGCCAAAAACAACAAGAAGTTACCAATGTTGCAGAATCCACTCGGATTCGGGTTGCCCAAGTTCTTGAACAGTTTCGTGTCTCTAATGATGAAG TATACACATTTGAATCAAACCTTTCAAACCGCGATAGAGCTGCAGTTCATATGTTATGCCGGAAAATGGGAATGAAGTCAAAAAGTTCTGG GCGTGGGGATCAACGTCGTATATCAATTTTCAAGACTAAACAGAACACGGACACAATGAAAGGAAAGGATGTGCTaagttgttttaaattttcggAGGAGGCAAAATATGCTCTACAGGATTTATTTACGCGATATCCACCTGGTGATGGGGAGACAAATGAACCAGTAGTCGGGAAACACAGTAAGAAATTTGATAAATTACGAGGAAAGAAGGATGATATGTTCTGTAAACCTGTGATGAGCACGTCTGAAATTGCAAAAAGGGTCGAGTCATTTGCGTCAAGAACAGAAAAAAACCCAAACATGAGACAG ATTACATTACAAAGGTCTAAGCTTCCAATTGCTTCCTTCAAGGATGCTATTACATCAACTATAGAATCTAATCAG GTGGTCTTGATCTCTGGTGAAACTGGATGCGGGAAAACTACACAG GTCCCTCAGTTTATTTTAGATCATATGTGGGGTAAAGGTGAGACATGTAAAATTGTATGTACTCAGCCACGACGAATTTCTGCCATATCAG TTTCTGAGAGAATTTCTACTGAAAGAGGCGAAAGTGTTGGAGATACTGTTGGTTACAAG ATACGGATGGAAAGCAGAGGTGGAAAGCAGTCATCAATCATGTTTTGTACCAATGGGATTCTACTTAGGGTCCTGATTACCAATGGAAGTGCCAGCTACAACAAGGAGGCTCCGGGGAAAATGGGCAAGGATCCCATTTCTGATATAACCCACATCATTGTG GATGAAATTCATGAGAGGGATCGCTACTCCGATTTCATGCTCGCTATTCTCAG GGACTTGCTTCCTTCATATCCAAATTTGCGTTTG GTTCTGATGAGTGCTACACTGGATGCTGAACGTTTTTCAAAATACTTCGGTGGCTGCCCAGTTATCCGAGTCCCTGGATTTACTTATCCT GTAAAAACATTCTATCTTGAGGATGTACTTTCTATTGTAAAGtcaactaaaaataatcacCTTGACTCCACCTCATCCACTGTCATGCCTGAGGAATCAATATTAACAGAGGAGTACAAAGTTGCCTTAGATGAAGCAATTAATCTGGCTTTTTCAGATGATGATCTGGATCCCCTTTTGGATCTAATATCTTCTGAAGGGGGCCCAAAGATTTTCAATTATCAGCATTCTTTGAGTGGAGTGACGCCATTGATGGTGTTAGCTGGAAAAGGCCGCGTTGGTGACATTTGCATGCTCCTTTCTTTTGGTGCTGACTACCATTTACGTGCTAATGATGGGAAAACTGCTCTAGACTGGGCTGAGCAGGAGAATCAGACACAAGTTGTTGAAATAATTAAGGAACACATGGAGAAATCATCTTCCAGTTGTGAGGAGCAGCAACATTTACTTGACAAATACCTATCAACAGTTGACCCTGAACTGATTGATGATGTCCTTATTGaacaactattaaaaaaaatatgcataGACTCGAAGGACGGGGCCATCCTTGTTTTCCTTCCTGGTTGGGAGGACATTAACAGAACACGAGAGAGATTGAGAGCAAGCCACTATTTCAATGATCAGTCTAAGTTTTCAGTGATCCCTCTCCATTCTATGGTTCCTTCTGTGGAGCAAAAGAAGGTTTTTAGACACCCTCCTCCAGGCTGCCGCAAAATCGTTCTTTCAACTAATATTGCTGAAACTGCCATTACCATTGATGATGTTGTTTATGTAATCGACAGTGGacgaatgaaagaaaaaagttatGACCCTTATAATAATGTATCAACTCTTCAATCTTCATGGGTCTCAAAAGCAAGTGCAAAGCAAAGAGAAGGGCGTGCTGGGCGGTGCCAGCCAGGGAtttgttatcatctttattCAAAACTTCGAGCAGCTTCATTGCCTGATTTCCAGGTTCCTGAGATTAAGAGGATTCCTATAGAGGAACTATGTCTTCAG GTCAAGCTTCTTAACCCTGATTGCAAGATAGAAGAATTCCTGCAGAAGACACTTGACCCTCCGGTTTATGAGACCATACGTAATGCAATCATTGTTCTTCAAGATATTGGGGCGTTGTCATTTGATGAGAAACTTACAGAGCTTGGAGAAAGGCTAGGATCTTTACCAGTTCATCCGCTTACAAGCAAGATGCTTTTAATTTCCATCTTATTGAACTGCCTTGACCCAGCATTGACTATGGCTTGCGCTTCTGACTATAGAGATCCATTTACGCTACCCATGTTGCCAAATGAGAAGAAGAAAGCTGCAGCTGCAAAAGCCGAGTTAGCCTCATGGTATGGTGGAAGAAGTGATCAATTAGCAGTTGTGGCTGCATTTGAGGGCTGGAAAAGTGCGAAAGAAACTGGTCAAGAATCGAGGTTTTGTTCTAAGTACTTCTTATCTTCAGGCACTATGCATATGCTATCAGGAATGCGTAAACAACTTGCATCTGAACTGTTGAGGAATGGGTTTATTCCCGGAGATGGATCTTCCTGTAACCTTAACGCACAGGATCCAGGCATACTACATGCTGTTCTTGTTGCTGGTTTGTACCCTATGGTTGGAAGACTGCTCCCGCCtttgaaaaataacaagaaGTCTGTCATTGAGACTGCAGGTGGTGATAAAGTTCGATTAAGCCCTCATTCTACTAACTTCAAGCTTTCATTCCAAAAATTCTATGACCAACCACTAATTGCATATGATGAGATAACTCGTGGTGATGGAGGTCTGCTTATAAGGAATTGTAGTGTCATTGGGCCACTCCCACTGTTATTGCTGGCAACAGAGATTGTCGTGGCTCCTGGaaatgaagatgatgatgatgacaatgatgatgatgaaagtGATTACGAAGATGCTGATGAGGACAATGGCGAGGAAGGTAATATTAAAGCAGATCTGTCAGAAGCCCATCAAGGAGAGAAAATTATGTCTTCACCTGATAATACAGTTAAGGTCATTGTTGATAGATGGATCCCTTTTGAGTCAACAGCTCTTGATGTTGCTCAAATTTACTGCTTGAGAGAGAGGTTAGCTGCAGCAATTTTATTTAAG GTCACACATCCTGGAAAAGTTCTTCCTGAGGTTCTTGCAGCCTCTATAAATGCAATGGGTTGCATCTTGTCGTACAATGGGATGTCAGGAATATCATTGCCGCATGAGCCTGTGGACTCACTTACTACAATGGTTGGTGCTACTGAGATTGGTCAGTCTGATCCTGGGTGGAATAACAGAATGGATATGAATCCTAACATCCGGCATCAGCATCCCAATATGCATCAACAAAGAGGAGGTGGCATTCATGTACCAAAG GGATCGTCTGCGCATAGAGGAACCATGCAAAGAGGTCATTCTAAGCGGAAACGTGGAAATGGACCTTATTGA